AGAAATAGTCCAAGTACGTGGTCTAGCGAGTCTTGGTTTAATTGTTTCGTCTTTTGCTCACGAGCTTAAAGAAGTGAAAAACAACGTAGAAGATATTAATGATTTAGAAAATATTTACAAAGATTTAGTTTCAGATGAAGCAAAGAAAAAAATAGAGTTTAATGATGGGGTCAATATAATTAAATCACTAAAATTAGATACTGAAAAAATCATTCATTGGGTAGATTATTCTTTAACTGCTGTTAAAAAAGATAAACGTAAAAGAGGTAATCTAGATTTTATTAAATACTTTGACTCTCTTTCCAAGGAATGGAAAAATGTACTTAAAAATAGAAATATTGAGTTAGTAATTAAAAAAGATACTAAAGCAAAATATTTATTTAGAGCTTTTGAAATGGATATGAACACTATTTTTAGTAATTTAATTTCAAATTCAATCGATTCATTTCAAAACCTAAAAGTAATGAGAGATCGAAAGATTCTTATTATTATGAATTTAGAAAATGAAAATTTGATTATTGATTATAGTGATAATGGTACAGGGCTATCCAAAGCATTTGATAATAATAAAGAGAACATATTCCTTCCTTTTACTACTTCAAAAAAGGATAGAAATGGAAATGATATTGGTACAGGTTTAGGAATGTATTTAGTTAAGAACGTTATTGATGATTATAATGGAGATATAATGATTTCAAATACAGATATAGGATTCAAAATAAGAATAGAATTTCCAATAAGAAAAAATGAAAAAAATGAAATATAAAATTGGGTATATAGACGAAGATTCTACACAGGTGGTGAAAATAGAAATGAAATTAAGAGCATATTTTGATGTAATTGGTTTTGATATCACTCCTGGTTTAGAATTAAATAATTTATTAAAACAAGTTTATGATTCAGATATTGATTTATTAATGGTCGATTATTTAATGGTTGATAAAGGCATATTAACTTTTAATGGTGATGAAGTTATAAGAGCATTTGAAGAAATTAAACCTCGATTCCCAATGATTATTTTTACGAATGAAGAATCTCAAGCTTTTCCACAAGTAGATAATCCTAATATAATCTATGATAAATCATTGATCAATTCAGATATACTTCATTTTGTTGAGATACTTAAAAAAAACATTCTCGCTCATAAAAATTATATTGAAAAAAGAAAAAACATTATAAGTGATTTACTTTTGAAAGGTGAAAATGAAGGTTTGTCTTCGGAGGAAAAACATATTTTATTGCAAACCCAATCAGAACTAATAAATCTTGATAAATGGTCAAATGAAGTTCCTTTTCAATTGTTAGATGATAAACGATTAGAAAATCTTTCTAAAACAACTAAAGAAGCAGAGGAATTTTTGGAATCAATATTAAAGAAAAAAGATTAGTATGCTTCCATTTAGAGAAAAAACGCCAAAAAGGCGTGTCAATCCTACCAATAGTCCTACTGGCAATGGATGGGCTACTCACAAACCTGACTTAAGAGAAGATTTCTATTCAAAATGTGGATATTGTGATTCCTTTGATGGATATAGACATACTTATTTTGAGGTCGACCACTTTATTCCTAAAGATTTTTTTAAAGATTTAGGTAATATATCTCTAACTGAATATAGAAATTTAGTTTATTCTTGCAAATTTTGTAACAATAGTAAAAGAGCAAAATGGCCAAGTCAAAGAGAAGATATTTTTCATATTAATAATGAAGGCTTTGAAGATCCTGCAACAGAAATATATGAAACACACTTCTATAGAACACAAGATGGTGGTATAATGTGGAAAACTGAACTTGGTAAATGGATGTTTAGAGAAGCATTTAAATTTGATGAAAGACAAGAATCAATAAAAGTGTTGTGGAATCTAAATAAATTAAGATTGATAATAGAATCATTAGCATTAATTTTACAAAATCATTCCGAAGGAACAGCTGAATACCAAATTTTAAAAGGAAAAATAGGTGATTATAGTTATCAATATTTTTTGTACCATAAGGAGCTTATAAATTATTATGGATAAAAAAAAATCAGGCTCATATTACACTCCTACAAGATTAGCAGATTTTGTAGCGAATTATTGTTTGTCTAAAATTAAAAGAAAAACTATTTCAGTTTTAGAGCCAAGTGTTGGCGACGGTTCTTTTGTTAAAGCAATCTCAAAAAGTGAAAATTTAAATTATTTTACAAAGGTTAATTTAACAATTGTAGAAAAAGATGAATTAGAATTAGCAAAAGCCAAAATAATTGATAAAAACATAAAATTAAAAATTTCATCTCATAATTCGGACTATTTAGATTTCCATTTTGAACATAATGAAGAGTATTCATTAATTATTGGAAATCCCCCTTATGTAAAGAAAAACTTATTAGACGACAATCAAAAAGAATTAGCTAAAACTATCCATTGCGAAAGCGAATTATCTAATAGAAGTATTAATAATATTTGGACTTCCTTTTTGATAAGTGGTATTTCTAAATTAAAAAAAGATGGTGTTCTTGCATTTATATTGCCATTAGAATTATTACAAGTTAAGTTTACTGAAGAGATTAGAACATTATTAAAAAAAGAATTTGAAAGGATAGAGGTTTTTACATTCAATGAATTACAGTTTCAAGAATGTAAAGGTCAAGATACAGTTTTATTTATTGGATACAAAAAACATATCCAAAAAGGAACATTCTATACAAATATTGCTTCATTAGAGGATTTAGAAAATAATAATTATGAATTTTATGAAAATCAATCGCTATCTGATTCTGACAAGAAATGGACACATCATTTTATAACTCCTGATGAATATGAATTTTTAGAAAATTTAAAAAGCAGATTAAATAATGTCTCCTATTATCTTAATAATAAAGCTGGTATTGTAACAGCTGCAAATAGTTATTTCATTGTAAATAAAGACACTATAAGTAATTACGACCTTGAAAAATTTTCTAAACCAATAGTACAAAAAGGTTTCTTTGTAAATGGTTCTATAACTTTCACTAATAATGATTTCAAAAAATTAGTTGATGATAATAAACCTGCATATTTATTAGATTTCAATAATTTAACTGAAAAAAAAATCACAAAAAAAATAG
The Flavobacterium sp. 5 DNA segment above includes these coding regions:
- a CDS encoding Eco57I restriction-modification methylase domain-containing protein; this translates as MDKKKSGSYYTPTRLADFVANYCLSKIKRKTISVLEPSVGDGSFVKAISKSENLNYFTKVNLTIVEKDELELAKAKIIDKNIKLKISSHNSDYLDFHFEHNEEYSLIIGNPPYVKKNLLDDNQKELAKTIHCESELSNRSINNIWTSFLISGISKLKKDGVLAFILPLELLQVKFTEEIRTLLKKEFERIEVFTFNELQFQECKGQDTVLFIGYKKHIQKGTFYTNIASLEDLENNNYEFYENQSLSDSDKKWTHHFITPDEYEFLENLKSRLNNVSYYLNNKAGIVTAANSYFIVNKDTISNYDLEKFSKPIVQKGFFVNGSITFTNNDFKKLVDDNKPAYLLDFNNLTEKKITKKIAEYLAVGVDEKLPLRFKCKQRNKWYQIPNIATVPEAFFFKRSHEYPKMIKNEADILVTDSAYKVEMKTEYNLDNFIFSFYNSLTLTFAELEGRYYGGGVLELTPNEFRVLPIPYTICNNFEAYKNEFKNKSSIQDVLNNNNYEILNRTLGLTRDEIERIELIRQKLVDKRHRK
- a CDS encoding HNH endonuclease signature motif containing protein, producing the protein MLPFREKTPKRRVNPTNSPTGNGWATHKPDLREDFYSKCGYCDSFDGYRHTYFEVDHFIPKDFFKDLGNISLTEYRNLVYSCKFCNNSKRAKWPSQREDIFHINNEGFEDPATEIYETHFYRTQDGGIMWKTELGKWMFREAFKFDERQESIKVLWNLNKLRLIIESLALILQNHSEGTAEYQILKGKIGDYSYQYFLYHKELINYYG